The following are from one region of the Fusarium verticillioides 7600 chromosome 1, whole genome shotgun sequence genome:
- a CDS encoding hypothetical protein (At least one base has a quality score < 10) — MTQPHPDVMVSEGSPRHAIVPDSTILTPDTTHALGPSPCASSSTASTPGQRATRSDWQVGNALFDLQMKPFHAPDHGITVSSSPGPPQEDKVPAASLNPYRDGRIRTAVPSKLKGRTNMKQGNFSVMHMHIQKPQITERDLAAKLTSERTAAAAKLASAQGYRYPRRPRPPHTAAPRNLPQSLSNPPSVTADIHGPLSQPPPRGTVVPYEERRAETGSAQASARLEENPLTEPDSMENVEREILAESTKGDVTPGVDHEQEDAPLLDSNSAQDVSMNQSNEIAAPVDPTQEANREQPAITKLLTTILSPEEVRAERYRLLELLRKLHPSTVVETLCSALTQFGGATRQPPSPHGESSKSGSKKSSGDLFISWISEIFPPNFAENSTTKRPSKPSTGRPRGRPKGSTKRIVNADLRPKRTAFVPLAMRPSETDHTPRSKLVKCSNAPPESVTNNTRLYTPLPCASNNQISNRRTTSGPSMTPAESTGGSTLIMPNSSVTTSTRTKSTGRPRGRPKGSRNKPRLLPAKPASSSFNPTNSHLRESRPQSHKPTTRESMYNSLISTPDSSYVNETGRALRTTFSLPELPYPTGEAASIMQGDATGSPGCTQENKTPTAAGSSVIIQGSQGPPSHPQDADLVSSKKRKNSQEGPCTKTRVIDIPQTSPRTAGLITNPPHETQAKRLRVSQETDPRNLGTSRRCSQSADAEALAFRSSATTRHAPSISDTFASGVQAIVIGDSLSQQVPQSPSHLYQQDRGLKQFDESYQTQADQGAQVQRKHQPRHHSSQDLRSEQSIHPTSLSSPVNTQPHSRGLVAPEDVLQKVTVVDLYQRQQRHLSNKSGHSAACPFPLTAGSSSHQQAQRLDSRPLVPRHRQ, encoded by the exons ATGACCCAGCCTCATCCAGACGTCATGGTCTCAGAAGGAT CGCCTCGACATGCCATTGTGCCCGATTCGACCATCCTCACTCCCGACACTACTCATGCCCTAGGTCCTAGCCCGTGTGCCTCGTCCAGTACAGCGTCGACACCTGGACAAAGAGCCACCAGATCAGATTGGCAAGTAGGCAATGCCTTGTTTGATCTCCAGATGAAGCCATTCCATGCTCCAGATCATGGGATAACTGTTTCATCTAGCCCTGGTCCCCCGCAGGAGGACAAAGTGCCGGCTGCTAGTCTCAACCCATATCGCGATGGTCGTATCAGGACCGCGGTGCCAAGCAAGCTTAAGGGCAGGACGAACATGAAGCAAGGTAACTTCAGTGTTATGCATATGCACATCCAGAAGCCGCAAATAACGGAGCGCGACCTTGCGGCCAAGCTTACAAGTGAACgaactgctgctgctgccaaacTTGCGAGTGCTCAAGGGTATCGCTATCCAAGGAGACCGCGGCCACCACACACAGCGGCTCCTCGGAATCTTCCACAATCTCTCTCAAATCCCCCTTCAGTAACTGCAGACATTCACGGGCCACTTTCTCAGCCTCCACCCCGCGGAACTGTTGTGCCATATGAAGAGCGGCGAGCAGAGACGGGATCTGCACAAGCCAGCGCAAGGCTCGAAGAGAATCCATTGACGGAACCAGATAGCATGGAAAATGTTGAAAGAGAAATTCTAGCAGAATCAACTAAAGGAGACGTCACACCCGGGGTCGACCATGAACAAGAGGACGCTCCATTGTTAGATTCGAACTCGGCACAGGACGTCAGCATGAACCAGTCGAACGAAATTGCCGCTCCAGTAGATCCCACACAGGAGGCTAACAGAGAACAGCCTGCCATTACGAAGCTCTTGACAACAATTCTTTCACCGGAAGAGGTCAGAGCAGAGAGATatcgacttcttgaactcttgCGAAAGTTGCACCCAAGTACAGTCGTAGAAACGCTTTGCAGTGCCCTTACTCAGTTCGGTGGGGCCACTCGGCAGCCCCCATCTCCTCATGGGGAGTCCTCTAAGAGCGGCTCGAAGAAAAGCTCGGGCGATCTCTTTATTTCGTGGATTTCGGAAATCTTCCCTCCAAACTTTGCTGAAAACAGCACTACCAAAAGGCCATCGAAACCCTCAACAGGGAGACCACGAGGTAGGCCCAAGGGGAGTACGAAAAGGATAGTAAACGCAGACCTACGTCCTAAACGTACTGCCTTCGTTCCCCTGGCTATGAGGCCCAGTGAAACGGATCATACGCCGCGTTCGAAACTTGTCAAATGCTCGAATGCACCACCAGAGTCTGTTACAAATAATACACGCTTATATACGCCTCTACCGTGTGCTTCTAACAACCAAATCTCGA ACCGAAGAACCACCTCGGGTCCATCGATGACACCCGCTGAATCAACTGGCGGCTCTACACTGATCATGCCAAATTCTTCGGTTACAACATCAACACGCACGAAGAGTACGGGCAGGCCTCGTGGTCGGCCTAAAGGGTCAAGGAACAAGCCCAGGCTACTGCCTGCCAagcctgcttcttcctcattcaACCCAACGAACTCTCATCTTAGGGAGTCAaggcctcaatctcataaGCCAACCACGAGGGAAAGCATGTATAACTCCCTAATATCCACGCCTGATTCAAGCTATGTGAACGAGACAGGCCGTGCTCTTCGAACCACATTTTCTCTCCCAGAGTTGCCCTATCCTACTGGAGAAGCGGCCAGCATAATGCAAGGTGACGCAACTGGCTCGCCTGGCTGCACGCAAGAGAACAAAACGCCAACAGCCGCTGGCAGTTCTGTTATCATACAGGGATCCCAGGGGCCACCCAGCCACCCTCAGGACGCTGACCTAGTTTCTtcaaaaaagagaaagaattCACAAGAAGGTCCTTGCACCAAGACTCGAGTGATCGATATTCCCCAAACATCCCCCAGGACCGCGGGCCTGATCACCAATCCACCTCACGAGACACAAGCCAAGCGTCTTCGTGTGTCTCAGGAGACAGATCCAAGAAACCTTGGCACTAGCAGAAGATGTTCGCAATCAGCCGATGCAGAGGCTTTAGCTTTTCGTTCAAGTGCCACTACCAGACACGCACCGTCCATATCGGACACATTCGCCTCCGGGGTACAGGCAATTGTGATTGGGGATAGTTTGAGCCAGCAAGTGCCACAAAgtccatctcatctgtaCCAGCAGGATCGAGGACTCAAGCAATTTGATGAGTCTTACCAGACccaagcagatcaaggcgCCCAAGTTCAACGCAAGCACCAGCCTCGGCATCATTCATCACAAGATTTGAGATCCGAACAGTCGATCCATCCAACGAGTCTATCCTCTCCAGTGAATACTCAGCCACATAGCCGTGGCCTCGTGGCTCCGGAGGATGTTCTCCAAAAAGTAACCGTGGTGGATTTGTACCAACGACAGCAACGACACTTGTCGAATAAATCAGGACATTCTGCTGCATGCCCTTTTCCCCTGACAGCGGGTTCAAGCTCCCATCAGCAAGCCCAAAGGCTTGACAGTCGACCCCTAGTTCCTCGACACAGGCAATAG
- a CDS encoding hypothetical protein (At least one base has a quality score < 10), whose protein sequence is MTQPHPDVMVSEGSPRHAIVPDSTILTPDTTHALGPSPCASSSTASTPGQRATRSDCPGPPQEDKVPAASLNPYRDGRIRTAVPSKLKGRTNMKQGNFSVMHMHIQKPQITERDLAAKLTSERTAAAAKLASAQGYRYPRRPRPPHTAAPRNLPQSLSNPPSVTADIHGPLSQPPPRGTVVPYEERRAETGSAQASARLEENPLTEPDSMENVEREILAESTKGDVTPGVDHEQEDAPLLDSNSAQDVSMNQSNEIAAPVDPTQEANREQPAITKLLTTILSPEEVRAERYRLLELLRKLHPSTVVETLCSALTQFGGATRQPPSPHGESSKSGSKKSSGDLFISWISEIFPPNFAENSTTKRPSKPSTGRPRGRPKGSTKRIVNADLRPKRTAFVPLAMRPSETDHTPRSKLVKCSNAPPESVTNNTRLYTPLPCASNNQISSKLLPRVTKGRISIAAAPSITPRLINVSGEDRRTTSGPSMTPAESTGGSTLIMPNSSVTTSTRTKSTGRPRGRPKGSRNKPRLLPAKPASSSFNPTNSHLRESRPQSHKPTTRESMYNSLISTPDSSYVNETGRALRTTFSLPELPYPTGEAASIMQGDATGSPGCTQENKTPTAAGSSVIIQGSQGPPSHPQDADLVSSKKRKNSQEGPCTKTRVIDIPQTSPRTAGLITNPPHETQAKRLRVSQETDPRNLGTSRRCSQSADAEALAFRSSATTRHAPSISDTFASGVQAIVIGDSLSQQVPQSPSHLYQQDRGLKQFDESYQTQADQGAQVQRKHQPRHHSSQDLRSEQSIHPTSLSSPVNTQPHSRGLVAPEDVLQKVTVVDLYQRQQRHLSNKSGHSAACPFPLTAGSSSHQQAQRLDSRPLVPRHRQ, encoded by the exons ATGACCCAGCCTCATCCAGACGTCATGGTCTCAGAAGGAT CGCCTCGACATGCCATTGTGCCCGATTCGACCATCCTCACTCCCGACACTACTCATGCCCTAGGTCCTAGCCCGTGTGCCTCGTCCAGTACAGCGTCGACACCTGGACAAAGAGCCACCAGATCAGATTG CCCTGGTCCCCCGCAGGAGGACAAAGTGCCGGCTGCTAGTCTCAACCCATATCGCGATGGTCGTATCAGGACCGCGGTGCCAAGCAAGCTTAAGGGCAGGACGAACATGAAGCAAGGTAACTTCAGTGTTATGCATATGCACATCCAGAAGCCGCAAATAACGGAGCGCGACCTTGCGGCCAAGCTTACAAGTGAACgaactgctgctgctgccaaacTTGCGAGTGCTCAAGGGTATCGCTATCCAAGGAGACCGCGGCCACCACACACAGCGGCTCCTCGGAATCTTCCACAATCTCTCTCAAATCCCCCTTCAGTAACTGCAGACATTCACGGGCCACTTTCTCAGCCTCCACCCCGCGGAACTGTTGTGCCATATGAAGAGCGGCGAGCAGAGACGGGATCTGCACAAGCCAGCGCAAGGCTCGAAGAGAATCCATTGACGGAACCAGATAGCATGGAAAATGTTGAAAGAGAAATTCTAGCAGAATCAACTAAAGGAGACGTCACACCCGGGGTCGACCATGAACAAGAGGACGCTCCATTGTTAGATTCGAACTCGGCACAGGACGTCAGCATGAACCAGTCGAACGAAATTGCCGCTCCAGTAGATCCCACACAGGAGGCTAACAGAGAACAGCCTGCCATTACGAAGCTCTTGACAACAATTCTTTCACCGGAAGAGGTCAGAGCAGAGAGATatcgacttcttgaactcttgCGAAAGTTGCACCCAAGTACAGTCGTAGAAACGCTTTGCAGTGCCCTTACTCAGTTCGGTGGGGCCACTCGGCAGCCCCCATCTCCTCATGGGGAGTCCTCTAAGAGCGGCTCGAAGAAAAGCTCGGGCGATCTCTTTATTTCGTGGATTTCGGAAATCTTCCCTCCAAACTTTGCTGAAAACAGCACTACCAAAAGGCCATCGAAACCCTCAACAGGGAGACCACGAGGTAGGCCCAAGGGGAGTACGAAAAGGATAGTAAACGCAGACCTACGTCCTAAACGTACTGCCTTCGTTCCCCTGGCTATGAGGCCCAGTGAAACGGATCATACGCCGCGTTCGAAACTTGTCAAATGCTCGAATGCACCACCAGAGTCTGTTACAAATAATACACGCTTATATACGCCTCTACCGTGTGCTTCTAACAACCAAATCTCGAGTAAGCTACTTCCCCGTGTTACGAAGGGCCGTATTTCTATAGCAGCCGCTCCCTCAATCACCCCTAGATTGATAAATGTTTCAGGGGAAGACCGAAGAACCACCTCGGGTCCATCGATGACACCCGCTGAATCAACTGGCGGCTCTACACTGATCATGCCAAATTCTTCGGTTACAACATCAACACGCACGAAGAGTACGGGCAGGCCTCGTGGTCGGCCTAAAGGGTCAAGGAACAAGCCCAGGCTACTGCCTGCCAagcctgcttcttcctcattcaACCCAACGAACTCTCATCTTAGGGAGTCAaggcctcaatctcataaGCCAACCACGAGGGAAAGCATGTATAACTCCCTAATATCCACGCCTGATTCAAGCTATGTGAACGAGACAGGCCGTGCTCTTCGAACCACATTTTCTCTCCCAGAGTTGCCCTATCCTACTGGAGAAGCGGCCAGCATAATGCAAGGTGACGCAACTGGCTCGCCTGGCTGCACGCAAGAGAACAAAACGCCAACAGCCGCTGGCAGTTCTGTTATCATACAGGGATCCCAGGGGCCACCCAGCCACCCTCAGGACGCTGACCTAGTTTCTtcaaaaaagagaaagaattCACAAGAAGGTCCTTGCACCAAGACTCGAGTGATCGATATTCCCCAAACATCCCCCAGGACCGCGGGCCTGATCACCAATCCACCTCACGAGACACAAGCCAAGCGTCTTCGTGTGTCTCAGGAGACAGATCCAAGAAACCTTGGCACTAGCAGAAGATGTTCGCAATCAGCCGATGCAGAGGCTTTAGCTTTTCGTTCAAGTGCCACTACCAGACACGCACCGTCCATATCGGACACATTCGCCTCCGGGGTACAGGCAATTGTGATTGGGGATAGTTTGAGCCAGCAAGTGCCACAAAgtccatctcatctgtaCCAGCAGGATCGAGGACTCAAGCAATTTGATGAGTCTTACCAGACccaagcagatcaaggcgCCCAAGTTCAACGCAAGCACCAGCCTCGGCATCATTCATCACAAGATTTGAGATCCGAACAGTCGATCCATCCAACGAGTCTATCCTCTCCAGTGAATACTCAGCCACATAGCCGTGGCCTCGTGGCTCCGGAGGATGTTCTCCAAAAAGTAACCGTGGTGGATTTGTACCAACGACAGCAACGACACTTGTCGAATAAATCAGGACATTCTGCTGCATGCCCTTTTCCCCTGACAGCGGGTTCAAGCTCCCATCAGCAAGCCCAAAGGCTTGACAGTCGACCCCTAGTTCCTCGACACAGGCAATAG